In a single window of the Cygnus olor isolate bCygOlo1 chromosome 5, bCygOlo1.pri.v2, whole genome shotgun sequence genome:
- the LOC121071148 gene encoding FERM domain-containing protein 6-like isoform X4, whose product MNKLPFHNNRVMQDRRSVCIFLPNDDSLNIIINVKILCHELLVQVCDLLRLKDCHLFGLSVIQNNEHVYMDLAQKLYKYCPKEWKKEASKVSGEVLHGEMTALRPPLSPAQGIDQFGPHMIIHFRVQYYVENGRLISDRTARYYYYWHLRKQVLHSQCVLREEAYFLLTAFALQADLGDFKRNKHYGKYFEPEAYFPAWVVAKRGRDYILKHVPNMHKDQFALTASEAHLKYIKEAVRLDDVAVHYYRLYKDKREVEASLTLGLTTRGIQIFQNLDEEKQLLYDFPWTNVGKLVFVGKKFEILPDGLPSARKLIYYTGCPLRSRHLLQLLSSSHRLYMNLQPVLRQVRKLEENEEKKQYRESYISDTLDLDMEQLEKRSRASGSSAGSIRHKRLSRHSTASHSSSHTSGIEADPKPREMGPEDAGVHRKLKTCSSMTSHGSSHTSGVESGGKDRLEEDSQDDEIEMLVDDPRELEQAGELALEVSPDMCVYITEDMLLSRKFNGHSGLIVKELSSSTSSSSETVVKLRGQSTDSLPQTACRKPKTSTDRHSLSLDDIRLYQKDFLQLADLCQDTAQSYTFGCGHGLAEDGLYCHGCLAQQCINIQEGFPVKRTSKYFSLDLTHDEVPEFVV is encoded by the exons ATGAACAAGCTGCCCTTCCACAACAACCGAGTCATGCAGGACCGCCGCAGCGTGTGCATCTTCCTCCCCAACGACGACTCCCTCAACATCATCATCAAC GTGAAGATCTTGTGCCACGAGCTGCTCGTGCAGGTGTGCGACCTCCTGAGGCTGAAGGACTGCCACCTCTTCGGGCTCAGCGTCATCCAGA ACAATGAGCACGTGTACATGGACCTGGCCCAGAAACTCTACAAGTACTGCCCCaaggagtggaagaaggaggcCAGCAAGGTCAGCGGTGAGGTGTTGCATGGAGAGATGACGGCACTAAGGCCACCTCTGTCCCCGGCGCAG GGGATCGACCAGTTCGGCCCCCACATGATCATCCACTTCCGAGTGCAGTACTACGTGGAGAACGGCAGGCTGATAAG CGACCGGACGGCGCGGTACTACTACTACTGGCACCTGCGGAAGCAGGTGCTGCACTCGCAGTGCGTGCTGCGCGAGGAGGCCTACTTCCTGCTCACCGCCTTCGCCCTGCAGGCCGACCTGGGCGACTTCAAGCGCAACAAGCACTACGGGAAGTACTTCGAGCCCGAAGCCTATTTCCCCGCCTGG GTGGTGGCCAAGAGGGGCCGGGACTACATCCTGAAGCATGTCCCCAACATGCACAAGGACCAGTTCGCTCTGACGGCCTCCGAGGCCCACCTCAAGTACATCAAGGAGGCCGTGCGGCTGGACGACGTGGCCGTGCACTACTACAGGCTGTACAAG GACAAGAGGGAGGTGGAAGCCTCTCTGACGCTGGGGCTGACCACACGGGGCATTCAGATCTTCCAG AACCTCGACgaggaaaagcagctgctctACGACTTCCCCTGGACAAACGTGGGCAAACTGGTGTTCGTG GGCAAGAAGTTTGAGATCCTTCCCGACGGGCTGCCCTCGGCCAGGAAGCTCATCTACTACACGGGCTGCCCGCTGCGCTCCCgccacctcctgcagctgctcagcagcagccaccgGCTCTACATGAACCTGCAGCCCGTGCTGCGGCAGGTCCGCAAGCTGGAGGAGAACGAGG AGAAGAAGCAGTACCGCGAGTCCTACATCAGCGACACCCTGGACCTGGACatggagcagctggagaagcGCTCGCGGGCCAGCGGCAGCAGCGCCGGCAGCATCCGGCACAAGCGCCTGTCGCGGCACTCCACCGCcagccacagcagctcccacacCTCGGGCATCGAGGCCGACCCCAAACCCCGCGAGATGGGGCCCGAGGACGCCGGCGTCCACCGCAAGCTGAAGACCTGCAGCTCCATGACCAGCCACGGCAGCTCCCACACCTCCGGGGTGGAGAGCGGGGGCAAGGACCGCCTGGAGGAGGACTCCCAGGATGACG aGATAGAGATGCTGGTGGACGACCCCCGGGAGCTGGAGCAGGCGGGCGAGCTGGCGCTGGAGGTGAGCCCCGACATGTGCGTCTACATCACCGAGGACATGCTGCTGTCGCGCAAGTTCAACGGGCACTCAG GGCTGATCGTAAAGGAGCTCAGCTCCTCCACCTCCAGCTCCTCGGAGACGGTGGTGAAGCTGCGGGGGCAGAGCACGGACTCCTTACCCCAG ACGGCGTGCAGGAAACCCAAGACCTCGACGGACCGGCACAGCCTGAGCCTGGACGACATCCGGCTCTACCAGAAGGACTTCTTGCAGCTGGCCGACCTGTGCCAGGACACGGCGCAGAGCTACACCTTCGGCTGCGGCCACGGCCTCGCCGAGGACGGCCTCTACTGCCACGGCTGCCTGGCCCAGCAGTGCATCAACATCCAGGAGGGCTTCCCCGTCAAACGAACCAGCAAATACTTCTCGCTGGACCTCACCCACGACGAAGTCCCGGAGTTTGTCGTCTGA